Proteins from one Dermacentor variabilis isolate Ectoservices chromosome 1, ASM5094787v1, whole genome shotgun sequence genomic window:
- the LOC142587760 gene encoding phospholipase A1-like isoform X4, with amino-acid sequence MTSTKIFNLGKGGDKEDVKKDSIWPLKFPLKTISLIKDLRCYRGVGCFRKNDKYRLTHPLSLPKRPRYVRTKFYIYSRNSTSGRRLRTRFLRRDGKLFFRELKDLIILAHGYTQSVNSSWLHDLKEVLLQEKDCNVVIVDWGRGCRSPMYLTAVGNTALVGRQISLLVQKLSKTFGRNVTASRVHLVGFSLGAQVCGFAGRHFKKQTGRKLARISALDAARPLFEQSQVHVTRTDAVFVDAIHTSSGWTVLQKALGMGKPVGHVDFYPNGGRNQPGCGGLLEIDCDHGRAPLYYIESIKYRQQCRFVTYMCQGGMEAFRNGICVSGKPSGEMGYYSIQAPGRGLQFLKTNAHSPFCLPLNM; translated from the exons ATGACAAGTACTAAAATCTTCAATTTAGGCAAAGGAGGTGACAAGGAGGATGTGAAGAAGGACAGC ATATGGCCTCTCAAGTTTCCACTCAAAACTATTTCGCTGATCAAAGACCTGCGCTGCTACAGGGGTGTGGGCTGTTTCCGCAAGAACGATAAGTACCGGCTGACGCATCCTCTCTCGCTTCCCAAGCGACCCAGGTACGTGAGGACAAAGTTCTACATCTACTCTCGTAACAGCACAAGCGGCCGGAGATTGCGAACGAGATTTCTGCGGCGAGACGGGAAGCTCTTTTTCCGGGAACTTAAGGATCTCATCATCCTCGCACATGGCTACACGCAAAGTGTCAACAGTAGCTGGCTGCACGATCTCAAGGAGGTTCTGCTGCAGGAG AAAGACTGCAATGTGGTGATCGTAGACTGGGGCCGCGGCTGCCGGTCGCCCATGTACCTGACGGCTGTGGGCAACACGGCCCTGGTCGGCCGCCAGATATCCCTGCTTGTGCAGAAGCTGTCCAAGACTTTTGGGAGAAACGTGACGGCCTCCCGGGTGCATCTTGTGGGCTTCAGCCTGGGCGCCCAAGTGTGCGGCTTCGCAGGCCGTCACTTCAAGAAACAGACAGGGAGAAAGCTAGCCAGAATTTCGG CGTTGGATGCAGCGCGGCCGCTCTTCGAGCAGTCCCAGGTGCATGTGACGCGCACGGATGCTGTCTTTGTGGACGCCATCCACACGAGTTCAGGCTGGACGGTGCTGCAGAAGGCGCTAGGAATGGGCAAGCCCGTCGGACATGTGGACTTCTACCCAAACGGCGGAAGAAACCAGCCCGGATGTGGAGGCCTTCTCG AGATCGATTGCGACCATGGTCGAGCCCCGCTCTATTACATCGAGTCGATCAAGTATCGCCAGCAGTGCCGCTTCGTGACGTACATGTgtcagggtggaatggaggcttTCCGCAACGGCATTTGCGTTTCTGGCAAACCCAGTGGTGAAATGGGTTACTACAGCATCCAGGCGCCTGGAAGGGGTCTCCAGTTCCTCAAGACCAACGCGCACTCACCCTTTTGCCTGCCACTGAATATGTGA
- the LOC142587760 gene encoding phospholipase A1-like isoform X2, translating into MCAVCVEEGKAVVHRWLLCSDHRARKLVIMSVRLPRPSVAVIVFAVSASVVQMTSTKIFNLGKGGDKEDVKKDSIWPLKFPLKTISLIKDLRCYRGVGCFRKNDKYRLTHPLSLPKRPRYVRTKFYIYSRNSTSGRRLRTRFLRRDGKLFFRELKDLIILAHGYTQSVNSSWLHDLKEVLLQEKDCNVVIVDWGRGCRSPMYLTAVGNTALVGRQISLLVQKLSKTFGRNVTASRVHLVGFSLGAQVCGFAGRHFKKQTGRKLARISARPLFEQSQVHVTRTDAVFVDAIHTSSGWTVLQKALGMGKPVGHVDFYPNGGRNQPGCGGLLEIDCDHGRAPLYYIESIKYRQQCRFVTYMCQGGMEAFRNGICVSGKPSGEMGYYSIQAPGRGLQFLKTNAHSPFCLPLNM; encoded by the exons CCTCCGTTGCAGTCATCGTTTTCGCAGTGTCCGCTAGCGTGGTGCAGATGACAAGTACTAAAATCTTCAATTTAGGCAAAGGAGGTGACAAGGAGGATGTGAAGAAGGACAGC ATATGGCCTCTCAAGTTTCCACTCAAAACTATTTCGCTGATCAAAGACCTGCGCTGCTACAGGGGTGTGGGCTGTTTCCGCAAGAACGATAAGTACCGGCTGACGCATCCTCTCTCGCTTCCCAAGCGACCCAGGTACGTGAGGACAAAGTTCTACATCTACTCTCGTAACAGCACAAGCGGCCGGAGATTGCGAACGAGATTTCTGCGGCGAGACGGGAAGCTCTTTTTCCGGGAACTTAAGGATCTCATCATCCTCGCACATGGCTACACGCAAAGTGTCAACAGTAGCTGGCTGCACGATCTCAAGGAGGTTCTGCTGCAGGAG AAAGACTGCAATGTGGTGATCGTAGACTGGGGCCGCGGCTGCCGGTCGCCCATGTACCTGACGGCTGTGGGCAACACGGCCCTGGTCGGCCGCCAGATATCCCTGCTTGTGCAGAAGCTGTCCAAGACTTTTGGGAGAAACGTGACGGCCTCCCGGGTGCATCTTGTGGGCTTCAGCCTGGGCGCCCAAGTGTGCGGCTTCGCAGGCCGTCACTTCAAGAAACAGACAGGGAGAAAGCTAGCCAGAATTTCGG CGCGGCCGCTCTTCGAGCAGTCCCAGGTGCATGTGACGCGCACGGATGCTGTCTTTGTGGACGCCATCCACACGAGTTCAGGCTGGACGGTGCTGCAGAAGGCGCTAGGAATGGGCAAGCCCGTCGGACATGTGGACTTCTACCCAAACGGCGGAAGAAACCAGCCCGGATGTGGAGGCCTTCTCG AGATCGATTGCGACCATGGTCGAGCCCCGCTCTATTACATCGAGTCGATCAAGTATCGCCAGCAGTGCCGCTTCGTGACGTACATGTgtcagggtggaatggaggcttTCCGCAACGGCATTTGCGTTTCTGGCAAACCCAGTGGTGAAATGGGTTACTACAGCATCCAGGCGCCTGGAAGGGGTCTCCAGTTCCTCAAGACCAACGCGCACTCACCCTTTTGCCTGCCACTGAATATGTGA
- the LOC142587760 gene encoding phospholipase A1-like isoform X1, with protein MCAVCVEEGKAVVHRWLLCSDHRARKLVIMSVRLPRPSVAVIVFAVSASVVQMTSTKIFNLGKGGDKEDVKKDSIWPLKFPLKTISLIKDLRCYRGVGCFRKNDKYRLTHPLSLPKRPRYVRTKFYIYSRNSTSGRRLRTRFLRRDGKLFFRELKDLIILAHGYTQSVNSSWLHDLKEVLLQEKDCNVVIVDWGRGCRSPMYLTAVGNTALVGRQISLLVQKLSKTFGRNVTASRVHLVGFSLGAQVCGFAGRHFKKQTGRKLARISALDAARPLFEQSQVHVTRTDAVFVDAIHTSSGWTVLQKALGMGKPVGHVDFYPNGGRNQPGCGGLLEIDCDHGRAPLYYIESIKYRQQCRFVTYMCQGGMEAFRNGICVSGKPSGEMGYYSIQAPGRGLQFLKTNAHSPFCLPLNM; from the exons CCTCCGTTGCAGTCATCGTTTTCGCAGTGTCCGCTAGCGTGGTGCAGATGACAAGTACTAAAATCTTCAATTTAGGCAAAGGAGGTGACAAGGAGGATGTGAAGAAGGACAGC ATATGGCCTCTCAAGTTTCCACTCAAAACTATTTCGCTGATCAAAGACCTGCGCTGCTACAGGGGTGTGGGCTGTTTCCGCAAGAACGATAAGTACCGGCTGACGCATCCTCTCTCGCTTCCCAAGCGACCCAGGTACGTGAGGACAAAGTTCTACATCTACTCTCGTAACAGCACAAGCGGCCGGAGATTGCGAACGAGATTTCTGCGGCGAGACGGGAAGCTCTTTTTCCGGGAACTTAAGGATCTCATCATCCTCGCACATGGCTACACGCAAAGTGTCAACAGTAGCTGGCTGCACGATCTCAAGGAGGTTCTGCTGCAGGAG AAAGACTGCAATGTGGTGATCGTAGACTGGGGCCGCGGCTGCCGGTCGCCCATGTACCTGACGGCTGTGGGCAACACGGCCCTGGTCGGCCGCCAGATATCCCTGCTTGTGCAGAAGCTGTCCAAGACTTTTGGGAGAAACGTGACGGCCTCCCGGGTGCATCTTGTGGGCTTCAGCCTGGGCGCCCAAGTGTGCGGCTTCGCAGGCCGTCACTTCAAGAAACAGACAGGGAGAAAGCTAGCCAGAATTTCGG CGTTGGATGCAGCGCGGCCGCTCTTCGAGCAGTCCCAGGTGCATGTGACGCGCACGGATGCTGTCTTTGTGGACGCCATCCACACGAGTTCAGGCTGGACGGTGCTGCAGAAGGCGCTAGGAATGGGCAAGCCCGTCGGACATGTGGACTTCTACCCAAACGGCGGAAGAAACCAGCCCGGATGTGGAGGCCTTCTCG AGATCGATTGCGACCATGGTCGAGCCCCGCTCTATTACATCGAGTCGATCAAGTATCGCCAGCAGTGCCGCTTCGTGACGTACATGTgtcagggtggaatggaggcttTCCGCAACGGCATTTGCGTTTCTGGCAAACCCAGTGGTGAAATGGGTTACTACAGCATCCAGGCGCCTGGAAGGGGTCTCCAGTTCCTCAAGACCAACGCGCACTCACCCTTTTGCCTGCCACTGAATATGTGA
- the LOC142587760 gene encoding phospholipase A1-like isoform X3 produces MSVRLPRPSVAVIVFAVSASVVQMTSTKIFNLGKGGDKEDVKKDSIWPLKFPLKTISLIKDLRCYRGVGCFRKNDKYRLTHPLSLPKRPRYVRTKFYIYSRNSTSGRRLRTRFLRRDGKLFFRELKDLIILAHGYTQSVNSSWLHDLKEVLLQEKDCNVVIVDWGRGCRSPMYLTAVGNTALVGRQISLLVQKLSKTFGRNVTASRVHLVGFSLGAQVCGFAGRHFKKQTGRKLARISALDAARPLFEQSQVHVTRTDAVFVDAIHTSSGWTVLQKALGMGKPVGHVDFYPNGGRNQPGCGGLLEIDCDHGRAPLYYIESIKYRQQCRFVTYMCQGGMEAFRNGICVSGKPSGEMGYYSIQAPGRGLQFLKTNAHSPFCLPLNM; encoded by the exons CCTCCGTTGCAGTCATCGTTTTCGCAGTGTCCGCTAGCGTGGTGCAGATGACAAGTACTAAAATCTTCAATTTAGGCAAAGGAGGTGACAAGGAGGATGTGAAGAAGGACAGC ATATGGCCTCTCAAGTTTCCACTCAAAACTATTTCGCTGATCAAAGACCTGCGCTGCTACAGGGGTGTGGGCTGTTTCCGCAAGAACGATAAGTACCGGCTGACGCATCCTCTCTCGCTTCCCAAGCGACCCAGGTACGTGAGGACAAAGTTCTACATCTACTCTCGTAACAGCACAAGCGGCCGGAGATTGCGAACGAGATTTCTGCGGCGAGACGGGAAGCTCTTTTTCCGGGAACTTAAGGATCTCATCATCCTCGCACATGGCTACACGCAAAGTGTCAACAGTAGCTGGCTGCACGATCTCAAGGAGGTTCTGCTGCAGGAG AAAGACTGCAATGTGGTGATCGTAGACTGGGGCCGCGGCTGCCGGTCGCCCATGTACCTGACGGCTGTGGGCAACACGGCCCTGGTCGGCCGCCAGATATCCCTGCTTGTGCAGAAGCTGTCCAAGACTTTTGGGAGAAACGTGACGGCCTCCCGGGTGCATCTTGTGGGCTTCAGCCTGGGCGCCCAAGTGTGCGGCTTCGCAGGCCGTCACTTCAAGAAACAGACAGGGAGAAAGCTAGCCAGAATTTCGG CGTTGGATGCAGCGCGGCCGCTCTTCGAGCAGTCCCAGGTGCATGTGACGCGCACGGATGCTGTCTTTGTGGACGCCATCCACACGAGTTCAGGCTGGACGGTGCTGCAGAAGGCGCTAGGAATGGGCAAGCCCGTCGGACATGTGGACTTCTACCCAAACGGCGGAAGAAACCAGCCCGGATGTGGAGGCCTTCTCG AGATCGATTGCGACCATGGTCGAGCCCCGCTCTATTACATCGAGTCGATCAAGTATCGCCAGCAGTGCCGCTTCGTGACGTACATGTgtcagggtggaatggaggcttTCCGCAACGGCATTTGCGTTTCTGGCAAACCCAGTGGTGAAATGGGTTACTACAGCATCCAGGCGCCTGGAAGGGGTCTCCAGTTCCTCAAGACCAACGCGCACTCACCCTTTTGCCTGCCACTGAATATGTGA